From the genome of Bombus pascuorum chromosome 2, iyBomPasc1.1, whole genome shotgun sequence, one region includes:
- the LOC132904594 gene encoding uncharacterized protein LOC132904594 isoform X2: protein MDHVRLCVHGANFKKDTKKEMVKNNGRLKLNNDESKPSIIELFPWILEFKKMCRCIHTEKSMASLTELMQFYVRNVSVSVNECYTRPLRAAKLKDSISETLMLFLYIYRELSEDHDRFSYLNNMSDLLALYIDMELKASRKSRENHDKICARITSCLYVYLEHSMEHLLDTLIKVQLMCCSYHHILDPIITKIIKNIPIHPESSIMYIRYFFIYRLWRKINENVAVKDQITAAAIASLGPLPSTFSSSILEDVLPKVPKSQPNSTKALLQHKFDIKKHCEMFAQYCRKSNGSVYKDGIITPIDSSSRINSKMSEDMVKKDVEYVDNNVNSIISDKNKKNESISLLNTFKTLNLEEQTSFKCLGTFSNNISTEHVNSKTIKSNKNRLRRKCKKSNEIVIIDLTNDIVLEKCIKKRKSRKLPWLEEAKKNIDLKIVKASHRKKRQEHVGLTTHPSNTSRNISHRSEDSSQSVCATKSLSEKNESNTCRTIVLKNDENKMEIDKELITCTESIRKSIGTEVNTKEVNIKASTMMSKTVLTEILPLTKQVSKISNSVVNGNCLSNADISNIQSDEKENDSFNKQTVIKRLTETDVFSEPETREKVESFKKVCDLETECPGVNNTTICTQYNSKDNADSSNRSNFNVINDEVTERITLSENLELERNNQNVSSDKMLNNTCFSESVCKSDYSNRTVRREELITPQNNDRNETISTGRIQKVEASPVKNVLDYEEKQESSGILVEISTMQEKFESRMESKSSKCVNRAKDEFCTRPELEICSYDEINENIRENKSSIDNIRESIFESYSTDKKDISNTINATCPNENIENNENNENSCIDTNFKKPVGDKCDNNIGKYVNKEDVPCKSDKVSSEITSKECNNLYKVTEGKNACTVAKNKYIVQDSELQDNIDGLSLLASVSQHIPHLKPESDVKCDQIKVKDYASLRYACYNQITDDETDTNDSSNTVSLLLENPSAEIINRIVGIYPEDTIDKVELRVEVTSNEAESGNGDSELCKVISHPETSINYDTDALTHNFAPIENNAQTVKENTNVILNGETIVLLQKSPNSNLYIINKAVENSEDHTSDEEINRLKEKNWISPTEDCAQFEAATSLDYASCNLELTSYNKELSYQENKCSVEGIKIEPEDKNFADTKAYSKKTPLSTDMLSVNSQMYQEVNLMSKSMDKRKSKSNLTYRQNIKQEFNIPNHIAPNCTIPAFNGIHSHPHEVNAQHPLHISATHPTTLPPIYGNCAGNGELCVPYHKHCTSVSCSLQINANTSLHSHAKSGSSCGRSHCSCLNCTYDIVAHCRQCIHPATDTHVSCIESSPYFLPTHSSVQSPAVQEHDRAKNEVVIEKLYDDQLLCKIENNLLQNKSLEKLGVQCDSEKGVFKKDAENKLPLKKRLKAHAMAYAGTPIKTEKIDNYPAMPMMSIAALEALDNTRKRSDQIVKSEYELSLTKKQELHADYHCNSHLIRRNYYKDVQDTESHQNLANENARKIECQFRSTNDQTNNTIYQESCLQRTVKTFAQQEEVNLLDVTSIKRFEIETIEQEGTYKRVKKTQSPLRQTRSSKRNVPKVNYSYTDVDPEWNPSGESKRKRKKTSR from the exons AAATGTAAGTGTCAGTGTAAATGAATGTTACACAAGGCCTTTAAGAGCAGCAAAATTAAAGGATTCTATTAGTGAGACTTTAATGTtgttcttatatatttatcgtgAACTTTCTGAG GATCATGATAGGTTcagttatttaaataatatgtcCGACTTATTAGCGCTCTATATAGATATGGAACTAAAAGCATCTAGGAAAAGCAGAGAAAATCATGATAAAATTTGTGCAAGGATTACTTCTTGCCTTTATGTTTATTTAG AACATTCCATGGAACATTTATTAGATACTTTAATCAAGGTACAACTGATGTGTTGCAGTTATCATCATATTTTAGATCCAATTATAAc gaaaataataaaaaatattcccaTTCACCCAGAATCaagtattatgtatattcgttacttctttatttatcgtttgtggagaaaaataaatgaaaatgtgGCTGTAAAAGATCAAATAACAGCTGCTGCAATTGCATCTCTGGGGCCATTGCCATCTACATTCTCATCAAGTATATTAGAAGATGTATTGCCAAAAGTGCCAAAGAGTCAACCAAATTCTACGAAAGCTCTATTGCAGcataaatttgatataaaaaaacattgtgAAATGTTTGCACAATATTGCAGAAAAAGCAATGGAAGTGTATACAAGGACGGAATTATAACTCCCATTGATTCGTCCAGTagaattaattcgaaaatg TCGGAAGATATGGTTAAGAAAGATGTAGAATATGTAGATAATAACGTGAATTCAATTAtatcagataaaaataaaaaaaatgaatctATTTCTTTGctaaatacttttaaaactttaaatttGGAAGAACAAACTAGTTTTAAATGTTTAGGTActttttcgaataatatttctacggAGCATGTTAAttctaaaacaattaaatcaaataaaaatcgttTGCGGAGGAAATGTAAAAAGTCCAATGAGATTGTAATTATCGATTTAACTAATGATATAGTGcttgagaaatgtataaagaaaAGGAAGTCTAGAAAATTACCATGGTTAGAAGAAGCGAAAAAGAATATCGATTTGAAGATAGTAAAAGCATCACACAGGAAGAAAAGGCAGGAACATGTCGGGCTTACTACACATCCATCAAATACCTCACGAAATATTAGTCATCGATCGGAAGATTCCTCTCAATCGGTATGTGCCACGAAAAGTCTCAGTGAAAAAAACGAATCTAATACATGCCGAACGATTGTCCTTAAAAATGATGAGAATAAGATGGAAATCGACAAGGAGTTAATAACTTGTACAGAAAGTATAAGAAAATCGATTGGTACGGAAGTCAATACTAAAGAAGTAAATATTAAAGCGTCTACAATGATGAGTAAAACAGTTCTAACCGAGATACTCCCGCTAACGAAGCAAGtatcaaaaatttcaaacagcGTTGTTAATGGTAATTGTTTAAGTAATGCAGATATTTCGAATATACAGAGCGACGAGAAGGAGAATGAtagttttaataaacaaactgTGATCAAGCGATTGACAGAAACAGACGTTTTCTCAGAGCCTGAAACACGCGAAAAAGttgaaagttttaaaaaagtcTGTGATCTAGAAACAGAATGCCCAGGTGTAAATAATACCACAATTTGTACTCAGTATAATTCCAAAGATAACGCTGATAGTTCTAATCGttctaattttaatgtaattaatgaCGAGGTAACTGAAAGGATAACATTGTCGGAAAACTTAGAGCTCGAAAGGAATAATCAAAATGTCTCGAGcgataaaatgttaaataatacttGTTTCAGTGAAAGTGTTTGTAAATCTGACTACTCTAACAGGACTGTTAGACGCGAGGAATTAATTACGCCGCAAAATAATGATAGAAATGAAACAATCTCTACTGGAAGAATCCAGAAAGTTGAAGCTTCTCctgttaaaaatgtattagatTATGAGGAGAAGCAAGAATCATCAGGTATACTTGTCGAAATTTCGACAATGCAAGAGAAGTTTGAATCACGAATGGAATCGAAATCATCAAAGTGTGTAAACAGAGCGAAAGATGAATTCTGCACGCGGCCAGAATTAGAAATCTGTAGTTATGACGAAATAAACGAgaatataagagaaaataaatcaagCATCGATAATATTAGAGAATCTATTTTCGAATCTTATTCTACGGataagaaagatatttctaaTACAATTAATGCAACGTGCccgaatgaaaatattgaaaataatgaaaataatgaaaattcttgTATCGATACAAACTTTAAGAAGCCTGTAGGGGACAAGTGCGATAATAATATTGGCAAATATGTTAATAAGGAAGATGTTCCTTGCAAATCTGACAAAGTTTCATCAGAAATCACGTCAAAGGagtgtaataatttatataaagtaacaGAAGGAAAAAATGCGTGTACCGTTgccaaaaataaatatatcgttcaAGATTCTGAATTACAAGACAATATCGATGGTCTGTCGTTGTTGGCGAGTGTTTCACAGCATATACCACATTTAAAGCCTGAATCCGATGTAAAATGCGaccaaataaaagtaaaagattaCGCATCTTTGAGGTATGCGTGTTACAATCAAATCACCGATGACGAGACTGATACAAATGATTCGTCAAATACCGTTTCCCTATTACTTGAAAATCCATCCGCAGAAATAATCAATAGAATCGTTGGCATTTATCCCGAGGACACCATAGATAAAGTCGAGCTTCGAGTAGAAGTAACATCTAACGAAGCAGAGAGTGGAAACGGTGATAGCGAGTTGTGTAAAGTCATCTCTCATCCGGAAACAAGCATAAATTACGACACGGACGCGCTGACGCATAATTTCGCCCCCATTGAGAATAATGCGCAAACCGTGAAAGAGAATACAAACGTAATACTAAACGGGGAAACCATAGTTTTGTTGCAAAAGTCTCCTAACAGTAAtctgtatattataaacaaaGCAGTTGAAAATTCGGAGGATCACACTAGCGACGAAGAGATCAATAggttaaaagagaaaaattggatatCTCCAACTGAAGACTGTGCACAATTCGAAGCTGCAACTTCTCTGGACTATGCATCGTGTAATTTGGAATTAACTTCGTACAACAAGGAATTATCGTATCAAGAGAACAAGTGTTCCGTAGAAGGGATCAAGATTGAACCGGAAGATAAGAATTTTGCAGACACGAAAGCATATTCAAAGAAAACACCGCTATCGACTGACATGCTTTCTGTTAATTCGCAAATGTATCAGGAGGTAAACCTAATGAGCAAATCGATGGATAAGCGGAAATCAAAATCGAATCTCACCTATCGACAAAATATCAAGCAAGAGTTCAATATCCCTAATCACATCGCGCCGAACTGCACGATCCCGGCATTCAATGGAATTCACTCACATCCACACGAAGTTAATGCTCAACATCCCTTACATATATCTGCCACTCATCCAACTACCTTACCACCGATCTATGGAAATTGTGCAGGCAATGGGGAATTATGCGTACCATATCATAAACATTGCACCTCAGTATCGTGTAGTTTGCAAATTAATGCTAACACTTCCCTTCATTCGCACGCGAAATCGGGTAGTTCATGTGGAAGATCGCATTGCTCCTGTTTAAATTGCACCTACGATATCGTCGCGCATTGCAGACAGTGTATACATCCAGCGACGGATACTCACGTGTCTTGTATCGAAAGTAGTCCGTATTTTTTGCCAACGCATTCGTCAGTACAAAGCCCTGCCGTCCAAGAGCATGACAGAGCAAAGAATGAAGTcgttatagaaaaattatacgacgaTCAATTATTGTGTAAAATAGAGAACAACCTTTTGCAAAATAAGTCATTGGAAAAACTGGGAGTACAGTGCGATTCAGAAAAAGGAGTGTTTAAAAAAGATGCGGAGAATAAGTTGCCTTTAAAGAAAAGGCTGAAGGCGCATGCTATGGCATATGCGGGGACACctataaaaactgaaaaaataGACAATTATCCAGCTATGCCTATGATGTCTATAGCTGCTTTAGAAGCGTTGGACAATACACGGAAAAGGTCTGATCAAATCGTTAAATCCGAATACGAACTGTCTCTTACGAAAAAGCAGGAACTGCATGCTGACTATCACTGCAATTCACATTTgataagaagaaattattacaaagaTGTACAGGATACCGAATCACATCAGAATCTCGCGAACGAAAATGCAAGAAAGATCGAGTGTCAATTTCGATCGACAAATGATCAAactaataatactatatatcaaGAATCTTGCCTTCAGAGGACAGTTAAAACATTCGCGCAACAGGAAGAGGTGAATCTATTAGACGTGACGTCGATAAAGCGATTTGAGATAGAAACGATAGAGCAAGAAGGAACGTATAAAAGGGTAAAGAAAACACAGTCGCCTCTACGGCAAACAAGAAGCTCAAAAAGAAACGTTcctaaagtaaattattcttacACCGATGTTGATCCAGAGTGGAATCCGTCCGGTGAGTCAAAACGCAAACGTAAAAAGACTAGTCGATGA
- the LOC132904594 gene encoding uncharacterized protein LOC132904594 isoform X4, translating into MVKNNGRLKLNNDESKPSIIELFPWILEFKKMCRCIHTEKSMASLTELMQFYVRNVSVSVNECYTRPLRAAKLKDSISETLMLFLYIYRELSEDHDRFSYLNNMSDLLALYIDMELKASRKSRENHDKICARITSCLYVYLEHSMEHLLDTLIKVQLMCCSYHHILDPIITKIIKNIPIHPESSIMYIRYFFIYRLWRKINENVAVKDQITAAAIASLGPLPSTFSSSILEDVLPKVPKSQPNSTKALLQHKFDIKKHCEMFAQYCRKSNGSVYKDGIITPIDSSSRINSKMSEDMVKKDVEYVDNNVNSIISDKNKKNESISLLNTFKTLNLEEQTSFKCLGTFSNNISTEHVNSKTIKSNKNRLRRKCKKSNEIVIIDLTNDIVLEKCIKKRKSRKLPWLEEAKKNIDLKIVKASHRKKRQEHVGLTTHPSNTSRNISHRSEDSSQSVCATKSLSEKNESNTCRTIVLKNDENKMEIDKELITCTESIRKSIGTEVNTKEVNIKASTMMSKTVLTEILPLTKQVSKISNSVVNGNCLSNADISNIQSDEKENDSFNKQTVIKRLTETDVFSEPETREKVESFKKVCDLETECPGVNNTTICTQYNSKDNADSSNRSNFNVINDEVTERITLSENLELERNNQNVSSDKMLNNTCFSESVCKSDYSNRTVRREELITPQNNDRNETISTGRIQKVEASPVKNVLDYEEKQESSGILVEISTMQEKFESRMESKSSKCVNRAKDEFCTRPELEICSYDEINENIRENKSSIDNIRESIFESYSTDKKDISNTINATCPNENIENNENNENSCIDTNFKKPVGDKCDNNIGKYVNKEDVPCKSDKVSSEITSKECNNLYKVTEGKNACTVAKNKYIVQDSELQDNIDGLSLLASVSQHIPHLKPESDVKCDQIKVKDYASLRYACYNQITDDETDTNDSSNTVSLLLENPSAEIINRIVGIYPEDTIDKVELRVEVTSNEAESGNGDSELCKVISHPETSINYDTDALTHNFAPIENNAQTVKENTNVILNGETIVLLQKSPNSNLYIINKAVENSEDHTSDEEINRLKEKNWISPTEDCAQFEAATSLDYASCNLELTSYNKELSYQENKCSVEGIKIEPEDKNFADTKAYSKKTPLSTDMLSVNSQMYQEVNLMSKSMDKRKSKSNLTYRQNIKQEFNIPNHIAPNCTIPAFNGIHSHPHEVNAQHPLHISATHPTTLPPIYGNCAGNGELCVPYHKHCTSVSCSLQINANTSLHSHAKSGSSCGRSHCSCLNCTYDIVAHCRQCIHPATDTHVSCIESSPYFLPTHSSVQSPAVQEHDRAKNEVVIEKLYDDQLLCKIENNLLQNKSLEKLGVQCDSEKGVFKKDAENKLPLKKRLKAHAMAYAGTPIKTEKIDNYPAMPMMSIAALEALDNTRKRSDQIVKSEYELSLTKKQELHADYHCNSHLIRRNYYKDVQDTESHQNLANENARKIECQFRSTNDQTNNTIYQESCLQRTVKTFAQQEEVNLLDVTSIKRFEIETIEQEGTYKRVKKTQSPLRQTRSSKRNVPKVNYSYTDVDPEWNPSGESKRKRKKTSR; encoded by the exons AAATGTAAGTGTCAGTGTAAATGAATGTTACACAAGGCCTTTAAGAGCAGCAAAATTAAAGGATTCTATTAGTGAGACTTTAATGTtgttcttatatatttatcgtgAACTTTCTGAG GATCATGATAGGTTcagttatttaaataatatgtcCGACTTATTAGCGCTCTATATAGATATGGAACTAAAAGCATCTAGGAAAAGCAGAGAAAATCATGATAAAATTTGTGCAAGGATTACTTCTTGCCTTTATGTTTATTTAG AACATTCCATGGAACATTTATTAGATACTTTAATCAAGGTACAACTGATGTGTTGCAGTTATCATCATATTTTAGATCCAATTATAAc gaaaataataaaaaatattcccaTTCACCCAGAATCaagtattatgtatattcgttacttctttatttatcgtttgtggagaaaaataaatgaaaatgtgGCTGTAAAAGATCAAATAACAGCTGCTGCAATTGCATCTCTGGGGCCATTGCCATCTACATTCTCATCAAGTATATTAGAAGATGTATTGCCAAAAGTGCCAAAGAGTCAACCAAATTCTACGAAAGCTCTATTGCAGcataaatttgatataaaaaaacattgtgAAATGTTTGCACAATATTGCAGAAAAAGCAATGGAAGTGTATACAAGGACGGAATTATAACTCCCATTGATTCGTCCAGTagaattaattcgaaaatg TCGGAAGATATGGTTAAGAAAGATGTAGAATATGTAGATAATAACGTGAATTCAATTAtatcagataaaaataaaaaaaatgaatctATTTCTTTGctaaatacttttaaaactttaaatttGGAAGAACAAACTAGTTTTAAATGTTTAGGTActttttcgaataatatttctacggAGCATGTTAAttctaaaacaattaaatcaaataaaaatcgttTGCGGAGGAAATGTAAAAAGTCCAATGAGATTGTAATTATCGATTTAACTAATGATATAGTGcttgagaaatgtataaagaaaAGGAAGTCTAGAAAATTACCATGGTTAGAAGAAGCGAAAAAGAATATCGATTTGAAGATAGTAAAAGCATCACACAGGAAGAAAAGGCAGGAACATGTCGGGCTTACTACACATCCATCAAATACCTCACGAAATATTAGTCATCGATCGGAAGATTCCTCTCAATCGGTATGTGCCACGAAAAGTCTCAGTGAAAAAAACGAATCTAATACATGCCGAACGATTGTCCTTAAAAATGATGAGAATAAGATGGAAATCGACAAGGAGTTAATAACTTGTACAGAAAGTATAAGAAAATCGATTGGTACGGAAGTCAATACTAAAGAAGTAAATATTAAAGCGTCTACAATGATGAGTAAAACAGTTCTAACCGAGATACTCCCGCTAACGAAGCAAGtatcaaaaatttcaaacagcGTTGTTAATGGTAATTGTTTAAGTAATGCAGATATTTCGAATATACAGAGCGACGAGAAGGAGAATGAtagttttaataaacaaactgTGATCAAGCGATTGACAGAAACAGACGTTTTCTCAGAGCCTGAAACACGCGAAAAAGttgaaagttttaaaaaagtcTGTGATCTAGAAACAGAATGCCCAGGTGTAAATAATACCACAATTTGTACTCAGTATAATTCCAAAGATAACGCTGATAGTTCTAATCGttctaattttaatgtaattaatgaCGAGGTAACTGAAAGGATAACATTGTCGGAAAACTTAGAGCTCGAAAGGAATAATCAAAATGTCTCGAGcgataaaatgttaaataatacttGTTTCAGTGAAAGTGTTTGTAAATCTGACTACTCTAACAGGACTGTTAGACGCGAGGAATTAATTACGCCGCAAAATAATGATAGAAATGAAACAATCTCTACTGGAAGAATCCAGAAAGTTGAAGCTTCTCctgttaaaaatgtattagatTATGAGGAGAAGCAAGAATCATCAGGTATACTTGTCGAAATTTCGACAATGCAAGAGAAGTTTGAATCACGAATGGAATCGAAATCATCAAAGTGTGTAAACAGAGCGAAAGATGAATTCTGCACGCGGCCAGAATTAGAAATCTGTAGTTATGACGAAATAAACGAgaatataagagaaaataaatcaagCATCGATAATATTAGAGAATCTATTTTCGAATCTTATTCTACGGataagaaagatatttctaaTACAATTAATGCAACGTGCccgaatgaaaatattgaaaataatgaaaataatgaaaattcttgTATCGATACAAACTTTAAGAAGCCTGTAGGGGACAAGTGCGATAATAATATTGGCAAATATGTTAATAAGGAAGATGTTCCTTGCAAATCTGACAAAGTTTCATCAGAAATCACGTCAAAGGagtgtaataatttatataaagtaacaGAAGGAAAAAATGCGTGTACCGTTgccaaaaataaatatatcgttcaAGATTCTGAATTACAAGACAATATCGATGGTCTGTCGTTGTTGGCGAGTGTTTCACAGCATATACCACATTTAAAGCCTGAATCCGATGTAAAATGCGaccaaataaaagtaaaagattaCGCATCTTTGAGGTATGCGTGTTACAATCAAATCACCGATGACGAGACTGATACAAATGATTCGTCAAATACCGTTTCCCTATTACTTGAAAATCCATCCGCAGAAATAATCAATAGAATCGTTGGCATTTATCCCGAGGACACCATAGATAAAGTCGAGCTTCGAGTAGAAGTAACATCTAACGAAGCAGAGAGTGGAAACGGTGATAGCGAGTTGTGTAAAGTCATCTCTCATCCGGAAACAAGCATAAATTACGACACGGACGCGCTGACGCATAATTTCGCCCCCATTGAGAATAATGCGCAAACCGTGAAAGAGAATACAAACGTAATACTAAACGGGGAAACCATAGTTTTGTTGCAAAAGTCTCCTAACAGTAAtctgtatattataaacaaaGCAGTTGAAAATTCGGAGGATCACACTAGCGACGAAGAGATCAATAggttaaaagagaaaaattggatatCTCCAACTGAAGACTGTGCACAATTCGAAGCTGCAACTTCTCTGGACTATGCATCGTGTAATTTGGAATTAACTTCGTACAACAAGGAATTATCGTATCAAGAGAACAAGTGTTCCGTAGAAGGGATCAAGATTGAACCGGAAGATAAGAATTTTGCAGACACGAAAGCATATTCAAAGAAAACACCGCTATCGACTGACATGCTTTCTGTTAATTCGCAAATGTATCAGGAGGTAAACCTAATGAGCAAATCGATGGATAAGCGGAAATCAAAATCGAATCTCACCTATCGACAAAATATCAAGCAAGAGTTCAATATCCCTAATCACATCGCGCCGAACTGCACGATCCCGGCATTCAATGGAATTCACTCACATCCACACGAAGTTAATGCTCAACATCCCTTACATATATCTGCCACTCATCCAACTACCTTACCACCGATCTATGGAAATTGTGCAGGCAATGGGGAATTATGCGTACCATATCATAAACATTGCACCTCAGTATCGTGTAGTTTGCAAATTAATGCTAACACTTCCCTTCATTCGCACGCGAAATCGGGTAGTTCATGTGGAAGATCGCATTGCTCCTGTTTAAATTGCACCTACGATATCGTCGCGCATTGCAGACAGTGTATACATCCAGCGACGGATACTCACGTGTCTTGTATCGAAAGTAGTCCGTATTTTTTGCCAACGCATTCGTCAGTACAAAGCCCTGCCGTCCAAGAGCATGACAGAGCAAAGAATGAAGTcgttatagaaaaattatacgacgaTCAATTATTGTGTAAAATAGAGAACAACCTTTTGCAAAATAAGTCATTGGAAAAACTGGGAGTACAGTGCGATTCAGAAAAAGGAGTGTTTAAAAAAGATGCGGAGAATAAGTTGCCTTTAAAGAAAAGGCTGAAGGCGCATGCTATGGCATATGCGGGGACACctataaaaactgaaaaaataGACAATTATCCAGCTATGCCTATGATGTCTATAGCTGCTTTAGAAGCGTTGGACAATACACGGAAAAGGTCTGATCAAATCGTTAAATCCGAATACGAACTGTCTCTTACGAAAAAGCAGGAACTGCATGCTGACTATCACTGCAATTCACATTTgataagaagaaattattacaaagaTGTACAGGATACCGAATCACATCAGAATCTCGCGAACGAAAATGCAAGAAAGATCGAGTGTCAATTTCGATCGACAAATGATCAAactaataatactatatatcaaGAATCTTGCCTTCAGAGGACAGTTAAAACATTCGCGCAACAGGAAGAGGTGAATCTATTAGACGTGACGTCGATAAAGCGATTTGAGATAGAAACGATAGAGCAAGAAGGAACGTATAAAAGGGTAAAGAAAACACAGTCGCCTCTACGGCAAACAAGAAGCTCAAAAAGAAACGTTcctaaagtaaattattcttacACCGATGTTGATCCAGAGTGGAATCCGTCCGGTGAGTCAAAACGCAAACGTAAAAAGACTAGTCGATGA